One stretch of Corynebacterium callunae DSM 20147 DNA includes these proteins:
- the otsB gene encoding trehalose-phosphatase: MTLSIEELAQTRTLLVVSDFDGTIAGFSKEAYQVPINQKSLKAIKDLSNQANTDVVILSGRHLEGLNKVLDLGDYPITKVGSHGSEDSSRPRTLTDREQERLEHIHAELEQIVEGISGAFVEVKPFHRVLHFFRVSEPALIERIVEASTHVDTTGLKVTKGKNIIEYSISSTTKGSWLDDYIHRTEPTGVIFIGDDTTDEHGFEVLVDDPRAVTVKVGAGDTAANTRVVGIEDVGDLLEKLAYERMQYNEQKSLGL; this comes from the coding sequence ATGACTTTAAGTATTGAAGAGCTCGCGCAAACCCGCACCTTATTGGTGGTATCTGATTTTGATGGCACTATTGCTGGTTTCAGCAAAGAAGCCTACCAGGTCCCCATCAATCAAAAATCCCTTAAAGCCATTAAGGATTTGTCCAATCAGGCCAATACGGATGTGGTCATTTTGTCGGGCCGCCACCTCGAGGGACTGAACAAGGTTTTGGATTTGGGTGACTATCCCATCACCAAGGTCGGCTCCCACGGTTCTGAGGATTCTTCTCGTCCGCGCACCCTCACTGACCGAGAGCAAGAGCGCCTGGAGCATATCCATGCCGAGCTAGAGCAAATTGTCGAAGGCATCTCCGGCGCATTTGTTGAGGTCAAGCCTTTCCACCGCGTTTTGCACTTCTTCCGAGTCTCCGAGCCCGCATTGATCGAGCGCATTGTGGAAGCATCCACCCACGTAGATACCACGGGTCTCAAAGTAACCAAGGGCAAGAACATCATCGAATATTCCATCAGCAGCACCACCAAGGGCAGCTGGTTAGATGATTATATTCACCGCACCGAGCCCACTGGCGTTATTTTCATTGGCGATGACACCACCGATGAGCATGGTTTTGAGGTGCTTGTCGACGACCCCCGCGCCGTGACCGTGAAGGTGGGAGCGGGAGATACGGCAGCTAATACCCGCGTTGTGGGCATTGAAGATGTTGGCGATTTGCTGGAAAAACTGGCTTATGAGCGCATGCAGTACAACGAGCAGAAAAGCCTCGGGCTCTAA
- a CDS encoding helix-turn-helix domain-containing protein codes for MTTRLSIFRTQVLAALDKPMTPVEVAEKIGSTPQRTKNALWHLAKNGLIERSFYGVYAPIEVSA; via the coding sequence ATGACCACACGACTAAGCATCTTTCGTACTCAAGTGCTCGCCGCCTTGGATAAGCCAATGACCCCCGTGGAAGTAGCCGAAAAAATCGGGTCTACCCCACAACGAACCAAAAACGCCCTATGGCACCTAGCCAAAAACGGACTTATCGAGCGCAGTTTCTATGGTGTCTACGCCCCTATCGAGGTGTCCGCATGA
- the efeU gene encoding iron uptake transporter permease EfeU: MLYANLLIGLREGLEATMVVTILAAYLTKTGRKNERPFLFGGVAAALVFTAISFAILHFGTKTLTTQGQELIGGIASLVTVAMITWMLLWMSKAGKNMSAELKGRMEAAVGPKAVFFVAFLAVGREGIETILLIFDSVTSSNSTPFIGLAFGIAVAVIIGVLMYKGAIRVDIGKLFRILSIMLVLVAAGILRYGIHDLQEAGVLPGLHTYAFDISSVLVPGTWFATAIEGVFNFVPQPTALSFIAWALYLVIVMYLFLRSNKPAPKKTAPATPETSAPEKVTHNNV, encoded by the coding sequence GTGCTTTATGCCAATCTCCTCATCGGATTGCGCGAAGGTCTGGAAGCCACCATGGTGGTTACCATCCTGGCGGCGTATCTGACTAAGACTGGTCGTAAAAATGAACGTCCCTTCCTTTTCGGCGGTGTAGCTGCAGCGCTGGTTTTTACCGCAATCAGCTTCGCCATCTTGCACTTTGGAACCAAAACTCTCACCACCCAAGGCCAAGAACTCATCGGTGGCATCGCCTCCCTGGTAACCGTCGCCATGATTACCTGGATGCTGCTGTGGATGAGCAAAGCTGGCAAGAATATGTCGGCAGAACTTAAAGGCCGTATGGAAGCAGCAGTGGGACCTAAGGCTGTCTTCTTTGTCGCTTTTCTGGCTGTTGGCCGTGAAGGTATTGAAACCATCCTTTTGATTTTTGATTCCGTCACTTCCAGCAATAGCACTCCATTTATTGGCCTAGCTTTTGGTATCGCAGTGGCAGTGATCATCGGTGTCCTGATGTACAAGGGTGCAATTCGCGTGGACATCGGAAAGCTTTTCCGCATTTTGAGCATCATGTTGGTGCTGGTTGCCGCCGGAATTTTGCGCTATGGCATTCACGACCTCCAAGAAGCGGGAGTTTTGCCTGGTCTGCACACCTATGCCTTTGATATCTCCTCCGTGTTGGTTCCGGGTACGTGGTTTGCAACTGCCATTGAAGGCGTATTCAACTTTGTGCCACAACCAACGGCACTGTCCTTTATTGCTTGGGCGCTATACCTGGTAATCGTGATGTACCTCTTCCTGCGCTCAAATAAGCCAGCTCCTAAAAAGACAGCACCTGCAACTCCTGAAACTTCAGCTCCAGAGAAAGTAACCCACAATAATGTCTAA
- a CDS encoding alpha,alpha-trehalose-phosphate synthase (UDP-forming) has product MEASNSFVVVANRLPVDMTVHPDGSYSISPSPGGLVTGLSPVLEQHRGCWVGWPGTVDVAPEPFRTDTGVLLHPVKLTSSDFEGFYEGFSNATLWPLFHDLIVQPVYNTDWWQAFREVNLKFAEAVAQVSAPNATVWVQDYQLLLVPGILRQLRPDLKIGFFLHIPFPSPDLFRQLPWREEIVRGMLGADLVGFHLIQNAENFLALTKQVAGTAGSHTGQPDELEVHGTAKVRELGAYIRTPDARNVGVGAFPISIDVSAFGKASKSSVLNLLNDLGNPETTFLGVDRLDYTKGILQRLLAFEQLLEAGALDPEKAVLLQVATPSRERIDHYRVSRSQVEEAVGRINGRFGRMGHPVVHYLHRSLPKSELQILYSAADVMLVTPFKDGMNLVAKEYVANHRDGNGALVLSEFAGAAAELSGAYLCNPFDLESVKRQMVAAVYDLRQNPASARARMLANSEQVYSHDVNVWANSFLDCLKEAGENAKA; this is encoded by the coding sequence ATGGAAGCCTCCAATAGTTTTGTTGTAGTTGCCAATCGCCTACCGGTGGACATGACCGTCCACCCAGATGGCTCTTATAGCATTTCCCCTAGCCCCGGTGGCCTTGTCACGGGGCTTTCTCCCGTTCTTGAACAACATCGCGGATGTTGGGTGGGATGGCCTGGAACTGTTGATGTTGCTCCAGAACCTTTTCGCACCGATACCGGAGTGCTCTTGCATCCCGTCAAACTCACCTCAAGTGATTTTGAAGGATTCTACGAAGGTTTTTCCAATGCGACCCTGTGGCCACTATTCCATGACCTCATTGTGCAACCGGTGTACAACACCGATTGGTGGCAGGCTTTCCGCGAGGTCAATCTAAAATTCGCAGAGGCTGTGGCACAGGTTTCTGCACCCAACGCAACAGTGTGGGTGCAGGATTATCAGTTGCTTTTGGTGCCAGGCATTTTGCGCCAACTGCGTCCTGATCTCAAAATTGGCTTCTTTTTGCATATTCCTTTCCCCTCCCCCGATCTTTTCCGCCAGCTGCCTTGGCGTGAAGAGATTGTGCGCGGCATGCTCGGTGCTGATTTGGTGGGCTTCCACCTTATTCAAAATGCGGAGAATTTCCTGGCGCTAACCAAGCAGGTGGCAGGTACTGCAGGATCTCATACTGGGCAACCAGATGAGTTGGAAGTTCATGGCACCGCCAAGGTTCGTGAGCTTGGTGCTTATATTCGCACCCCTGATGCTCGAAATGTTGGGGTGGGAGCCTTTCCAATTTCCATTGACGTCAGTGCCTTCGGGAAGGCGTCGAAAAGCTCTGTTTTAAATCTTTTAAATGATTTGGGAAACCCCGAAACCACTTTCTTAGGCGTTGATCGCCTGGATTATACCAAGGGAATTTTGCAACGCCTGCTGGCTTTTGAGCAGCTTTTGGAAGCTGGCGCTTTGGACCCAGAAAAAGCGGTGTTATTGCAGGTTGCCACCCCATCGCGGGAACGTATTGATCATTATCGGGTCTCGCGATCACAGGTGGAGGAAGCTGTGGGGCGTATTAATGGCCGTTTTGGTCGAATGGGCCACCCAGTGGTGCATTATTTGCACCGTTCTTTGCCTAAGTCTGAACTGCAAATTCTTTATTCCGCAGCCGATGTCATGCTGGTGACGCCTTTTAAAGATGGCATGAACCTGGTGGCCAAGGAATATGTGGCCAACCATCGTGATGGCAATGGAGCTTTGGTGCTTTCAGAGTTTGCTGGTGCTGCAGCGGAACTCAGCGGTGCTTATTTGTGTAATCCTTTTGATTTGGAATCCGTTAAGCGTCAAATGGTGGCGGCGGTTTATGATCTGCGGCAAAACCCAGCCTCTGCGCGCGCTCGTATGCTTGCCAATAGTGAGCAGGTCTATTCCCATGACGTAAATGTGTGGGCAAATAGTTTCTTGGATTGCCTCAAGGAAGCAGGAGAAAATGCCAAAGCCTAA
- a CDS encoding AAA family ATPase yields the protein MTANLNDHFEAVGLSAVPDDNVTVTNMPRPWNAKDLAPAKQIEWLARHRLPRGNMTVLVGDEGIGKSLYWVWLVVALTTGKGAPFAGIPQGEPRHVLLFLAENGWSDMDRPRLEVAGANLDYVWVIATNKDGTGSGTFTGDIQQKIEEMPVKPALIIADPWLDTVPGHFNIKDTQQAKMALRPWRELAIKRNTSVLLIAHTNRMSTPNARDKYGATAALRQTARMTLYAQQDDETGYLIVGAEKSNLVPTGTKADQFRFNAATPTGFTDTVPYLEYAGQSEYTATELIEQKAAIALESGKPETVDAKDLVKEFLRMHNGTAPAKMVEEFWNRENRKPSWKTISNKRRDWGIETFKTEDGWEWFIPNQDPTS from the coding sequence ATGACTGCAAACCTTAATGACCACTTTGAAGCTGTAGGACTGTCCGCAGTACCGGACGATAATGTCACAGTGACCAATATGCCTCGCCCCTGGAATGCGAAAGACCTAGCCCCGGCAAAACAAATTGAGTGGCTGGCGCGCCATCGTTTACCACGTGGCAACATGACTGTGCTGGTTGGAGATGAGGGAATCGGAAAGTCGCTGTATTGGGTATGGCTGGTTGTGGCTCTCACTACTGGTAAAGGTGCCCCTTTTGCCGGTATTCCTCAAGGTGAACCCCGCCATGTGTTGCTATTCCTCGCCGAAAACGGCTGGTCGGATATGGATCGCCCCCGCCTGGAAGTAGCCGGAGCAAACCTAGACTACGTATGGGTAATTGCCACCAATAAGGACGGCACCGGGTCGGGAACATTCACGGGGGACATTCAGCAAAAGATTGAAGAAATGCCGGTGAAGCCCGCACTTATTATTGCGGATCCGTGGCTCGATACCGTTCCCGGCCACTTCAATATCAAGGACACTCAACAGGCAAAGATGGCGTTAAGGCCGTGGCGTGAGCTTGCCATTAAACGCAATACGAGTGTTCTACTCATTGCCCACACTAACCGTATGTCTACCCCAAACGCCCGCGATAAATACGGGGCAACAGCGGCACTGCGTCAAACGGCACGCATGACACTGTACGCCCAGCAGGACGATGAAACAGGGTATCTGATTGTAGGGGCTGAGAAGTCCAACCTAGTCCCCACTGGAACAAAGGCAGACCAGTTCCGGTTTAATGCTGCAACCCCTACCGGTTTCACGGATACTGTGCCCTATCTCGAGTATGCGGGGCAATCGGAATACACCGCAACTGAGTTGATCGAACAAAAAGCAGCGATAGCCCTGGAATCCGGCAAGCCTGAAACGGTGGACGCTAAGGATCTCGTTAAAGAATTTTTGCGTATGCACAACGGCACCGCCCCGGCAAAAATGGTTGAAGAGTTCTGGAACAGAGAAAACAGAAAACCGTCCTGGAAAACGATCTCAAATAAACGTAGAGATTGGGGTATTGAAACGTTTAAGACTGAGGATGGTTGGGAGTGGTTTATCCCAAATCAAGATCCCACTTCCTAG
- the thrE gene encoding threonine/serine exporter ThrE codes for MISFATRRGRISTVDAAKAAPPPSPLAPIDLTDHSQVAGVMDLAARIGDILLSSGTSNSDTKVQIRAVTSAYGLYYAHVDITLNTITIFTNIGSEKKVPVNIFRVVGKLDTNFSKLSEVDRLIRSIQAGATPPQVAEKILDDLEQSPASYGFPTALLGWATMGGSVAVLLGGGWQVSLIAFLTSAIIIATSAFLGKHGLPLFFQNVVGGLIATIPAAVAYSLAMHFGLEIKPSQIIASGIVVLLAGLTLVQSLQDGITGAPVTASARFFETLLFTGGIVAGVGLGIQLSGALDILLPPMETATAPNPSSILARVIAGGIAAAGFSVGCYAEWSSVVIAGLTAFMGSAFYYFVLVYAGPVSAAAVAATAVGFTGGLLARRFLIPPLIVAIAGITPMLPGLAIYRGMYASLNEQTLIGFTNIAVALATASALAAGVVLGEWIARRLRRPPRFNPYRAFTKANAFSFQDIQPKPRRQRRRMKNNLYNQPRS; via the coding sequence ATAATAAGTTTTGCCACCCGACGCGGTCGCATTTCTACCGTTGACGCTGCAAAAGCCGCTCCACCACCATCACCACTTGCCCCCATTGATCTCACCGATCATAGCCAGGTAGCAGGCGTGATGGATCTCGCTGCGCGGATCGGGGATATTTTGTTATCTTCCGGCACTTCCAACAGTGATACCAAAGTCCAAATTAGGGCAGTTACCTCTGCTTATGGTCTTTATTATGCTCACGTGGACATCACGCTAAATACGATCACCATTTTCACCAATATTGGCAGTGAAAAGAAGGTACCTGTCAATATTTTCCGCGTGGTGGGCAAGCTGGACACTAACTTCTCCAAACTCTCTGAAGTTGACCGCCTGATTAGGTCTATTCAAGCAGGCGCTACCCCACCTCAGGTAGCGGAAAAGATTTTGGATGATCTGGAACAGTCCCCCGCTTCCTATGGCTTCCCCACTGCTTTATTGGGTTGGGCAACCATGGGAGGCTCGGTGGCAGTACTGCTCGGCGGTGGTTGGCAGGTATCCCTCATCGCCTTCCTTACCTCGGCGATCATCATTGCTACCTCTGCTTTTTTGGGAAAGCATGGCTTGCCGCTGTTTTTCCAAAATGTGGTGGGTGGACTTATTGCCACTATCCCAGCTGCAGTGGCCTATAGCTTGGCAATGCACTTTGGCTTGGAAATTAAACCCAGCCAAATTATTGCCTCAGGAATTGTGGTGTTGTTGGCAGGTTTGACCTTGGTGCAGTCCCTACAAGATGGCATCACCGGCGCCCCGGTAACAGCGAGTGCTCGATTTTTTGAAACCTTGCTTTTTACCGGTGGCATTGTGGCAGGTGTTGGTTTAGGAATTCAGCTTTCGGGAGCTTTAGATATTTTGCTGCCACCAATGGAAACTGCCACCGCCCCTAATCCTTCCTCTATATTGGCGCGAGTTATTGCAGGTGGAATTGCAGCAGCAGGCTTCTCTGTTGGTTGTTATGCAGAATGGTCTTCGGTGGTAATTGCTGGTCTTACCGCATTTATGGGTTCTGCGTTTTATTATTTTGTGCTGGTTTATGCAGGTCCCGTTTCAGCAGCTGCGGTGGCTGCAACTGCGGTTGGTTTTACCGGTGGCCTGTTGGCACGTCGCTTCCTCATTCCGCCGTTGATTGTGGCGATTGCTGGCATCACGCCGATGCTTCCCGGCTTGGCAATTTATCGTGGCATGTATGCCTCACTTAATGAGCAAACGCTTATTGGCTTTACCAATATTGCGGTTGCTTTGGCTACTGCTTCAGCCCTGGCTGCTGGCGTGGTACTGGGTGAATGGATTGCGCGACGTCTGCGCCGTCCGCCACGCTTTAACCCTTATCGTGCTTTCACCAAGGCCAATGCCTTCTCATTCCAGGACATTCAGCCCAAGCCACGACGTCAACGACGCAGAATGAAGAATAATCTCTACAACCAGCCCCGCAGCTGA
- a CDS encoding helix-turn-helix transcriptional regulator, whose protein sequence is MFDMKQDAVTPAELAESTGFSINTIATWRSRGKGPKFVRIMGRVYYLKSDVNQWINDQINAA, encoded by the coding sequence ATGTTCGACATGAAGCAAGATGCAGTAACCCCGGCAGAGCTCGCAGAGTCCACCGGATTCAGTATCAACACCATTGCCACATGGCGAAGCAGGGGGAAAGGCCCGAAGTTCGTGCGAATCATGGGGCGCGTCTACTACCTCAAGTCAGACGTAAACCAATGGATCAATGACCAAATCAACGCAGCGTAA
- a CDS encoding tyrosine-type recombinase/integrase: MDSNSTLNQLLEETLEAMRNGTVGNRLRIQSVNTYERQLSLFDGKRGDQAIGNLHLYECTKTVLTHWLMKLSERTPGNARLAKVLLSRAYDVTVMNGLEIWPSNPTHGVKLKGNDSDDGEPVALSLGEVGEIWKNVQAWQTPYKRTDLVGIVGACLATGFRINEVLAIRWEDVDLSASPATIANTGTIVRQDGKLIRQSKTKTKNGYRIVKLPEWFKEMLILRVQMAESTLVFPNDRGGFMDAVNIRTRFRQARGEVFSHVQLKSFRSSVATAIANTSSLEDAQKQLGHGSSAITQRYYVPRAVDAGDNTAILELFAPDSML; encoded by the coding sequence ATGGACTCCAACAGCACCCTAAATCAACTGCTTGAAGAAACGCTTGAAGCTATGCGCAATGGCACTGTAGGCAACAGGCTACGGATCCAGTCGGTGAACACGTATGAACGACAGTTGTCACTATTCGATGGCAAGCGCGGCGACCAGGCTATCGGGAACCTACATCTTTACGAATGCACTAAAACAGTGCTCACCCATTGGCTGATGAAGCTATCAGAACGCACCCCCGGCAATGCAAGACTTGCTAAGGTGCTTCTTTCTCGAGCTTATGACGTGACTGTCATGAACGGCCTGGAGATCTGGCCTAGTAACCCAACTCATGGTGTGAAGCTGAAAGGCAACGACAGTGACGATGGTGAACCAGTAGCGCTCTCCCTTGGTGAAGTGGGCGAGATCTGGAAGAACGTCCAGGCGTGGCAAACGCCCTACAAACGCACAGACCTAGTGGGCATTGTGGGGGCGTGTCTGGCTACTGGTTTCCGCATTAACGAAGTGCTTGCCATTCGTTGGGAAGATGTGGATCTAAGCGCTTCTCCGGCGACGATAGCGAACACCGGGACGATCGTTAGGCAAGACGGGAAACTCATTAGACAGTCTAAGACGAAGACGAAGAACGGTTACCGCATTGTGAAGCTTCCCGAATGGTTTAAAGAAATGTTGATCCTGCGTGTTCAGATGGCAGAAAGCACGCTCGTATTTCCCAACGACCGGGGCGGGTTCATGGATGCGGTGAATATCCGTACCCGGTTCAGGCAAGCCAGGGGCGAGGTTTTTAGCCACGTCCAATTGAAGTCATTCCGTTCATCTGTTGCTACTGCGATTGCGAACACCTCGAGCCTGGAGGACGCGCAGAAACAGTTAGGACATGGATCTAGTGCGATTACTCAACGCTATTACGTCCCTCGAGCGGTGGACGCTGGCGACAATACGGCCATCTTGGAATTGTTCGCACCGGATTCAATGTTATGA